The genomic segment CCATCTGCGAGATCGAAGCCCCTCCGTTCAAGGAGCAGCGCCGCGCCGCCGATTTCGCCGCCCGTTTTCGCGCGCTCGGCTATGCCACCGTCCGGATCGACGCCGAAGGCAACGTCATCGCCGAGCGGCCCGGCGATCCGGGTGAGCCCGTCGTGGTTCTCTCCGCTCATCTCGACACCGTTTTCCCCGAAGGCACGGACGTCAAAGTCCGCCGGAGCGGCGACACGCTGCGCGGTCCCGGCATCGGCGACGACTGCCGCGGGCTCGCCGTGCTGCTCGCCGTCGCGCGCGCGCTCGATCACGCGCAGGTCCGCGCGGCAGGCACCATCATCTTCGTCGGCACCGTGGGCGAGGAAGGCGCGGGGAATCTCCGCGGCGTGCGGCACCTCGTGGACGTCTCGCTGAAGGACCGGATCGACTACTTCATCTCCGTGGACGGAGCCGGGCTGGGGACGACGTCAGCCGCCGTCGGCAGCAATCGCTATCGAGTGACGTACGCCGGTCCGGGCGGACACAGCTATGGCGCCTTCGGCATGCCGAACCCGATGCACGCCCTCGGCCGCGCGATCGCGCTCGTCTCGGAGATTCAGGTTCCCGCCGAGCCGAAAACCACGTTCTCCGTGGGCGCCGTGAGCGGCGGTACCTCGGTCAACTCCATCTCCGAGTCCGCAGCGATGGACGTGGACCTGCGGTCGGAGTCTCCGGCCGCGCTTGCGGCGCTCGACAGCGCGTTCATGCGCGCCGTCGCGTCCGCGCTTGCCGCCGAGCGCGCGCGGTGGCCGCGGTCGTCCGTCGCGTTGAACGTAAAGATCGACACGATCGGAATCCGCCCCGCGGCAACGCAGCCCGACACGGCGCTGATAGTTCGCGCCGCGCTCGAAGCGGGACGGACGCTCGGCTTTTCCTCGGAGACCGGGGCGTCGAGCACGGATGCGAACCTCCCCATGTCGCGCGGGATTCCGGCGATCACGATCGACGGCGGCGGCATCGGTCGCGGCGCGCACTCGCTGAACGAGAGCTGGATCGCGACGCCCGACGCGTATCTGGGCCCGCAGTGGGCGCTGCTCCTCACCCTGGCGCTCGCGGGCGTGCGTTGATGCCGGTCTTGTTCCTTCATCCCCTGTCCGCGCTCACCTGGCAGGATTGGAGCATCCACTGGAGCACCGTCATCGGGCTCGTCGCGCTCGGCGCCCTGTACGTGTACGCGTGGCGGTTCGAGCGGCCGAACCTCGCCGAGAAAGTCTCGTTCTTCTCCGGGCTCGCAATCATCTTCCTGTCGCTCAACGGTCCCATCCACGACCTGAGCGATTTCTATCTGTTCAGCGCGCACATGGTGCAGCACCTCCTGCTCACGCTCGCCGTGCCGCCGCTGCTGATCGCGGGCACGCGCGGCGGGATGCTGCGGCCCCTGCTGGCCGTGCGCGGCGTCGGCCCGCTCGCGCGCTTCCTCACGCGCCCGATCACCTGCTACGTATTGTTCAACGTCGTGCTCGCGCTCTGGCACATGCCGCTGTTCTACAACGCCGCGATGGCGAACCACAACGTGCACATCACGCAGCACCTGTCCATGATGATCACCGCGACACTGATGTGGTGGCCGCTCATGAGCCCGCTGCCCGAGCTGCCGCGGCTGTCGTATCCCGGGCAGATGCTGTACTGCTTCCTGATGGTGATCCCGATGTCGGTCGTCGCGATCTACATCGCGCTCGCCGACACGGTGCTGTACCCCGCCTACGCCGCCGCGCCGCGCATCTGGGGGATCTCGCCGATGCTCGACCAGCACATCGGCGGGCTGATCATGTGGATCCCCGGCGGGCTGTTCTTCTACGCGATCATGTCCGTGGTGTTCTTCAAGTGGGTCAAGCGCGGCGAAGACTCCACCGCCGCCGCGCAGATCGGCTGGGCTCCGGTTGTCGGTAAAAGCGAGTGATTCGTCTTGATCTGCGTCCGTGGGGTGAGAGGCGGGCATCCTCTACGCGCGCTCGACCCACTCGGTTGTTAGGGCGCGCGCGGGGATTCGGAGAGTCCGGCTCGGAGCGCCGATGTCCGTTGGCCCCGACTGCGCTCGTGCCCGTCAGGGTGGCGCGCTGGGGGACACATGGAACCCTCAGCAACAGGACGCGATGCGGACCAGTCTGCCCTCGCTCGTACTCCACGCCACCACGTACGTTTCTTCACCGCCCGCGTAGTACCAGAACGCGGGCATCGCGCGCGTCTCGGCGGCCACGGTCTGGATGCGCGCCGGCGGCACCGCGCGCGCGAGCGTGTTGAGCTCGTCGTACGCGCCGGCCGGCAGCGGCTCCCACAGCTTCAGCGATTTTGCCGCGCGGTACTCGTGCTCGGCAATGTCGTACCGGATCGCGTCCAGATCCGCCTCGGTCTTGCCCGAGTAGCGCGGCGCGGCCGAGCCGGCGATGAATGCCGAGTCGGCGAAGATCTTCCGGAGCTGCAATTCGGCCGCGCGCAGCACCGCCGCGGAATCCTTCGCCGAGCCGGGCGCGTCGTATTTCATGTAGGAGACCGCGGGCCACTCGTGCCGGTACAGGATGCGGTCCTTCGACGTGCGGATCTCCAGCCGCACCATCGTCGAGTCCAGCGGGCCCTTGCTCACCGTCGCGACCAGCCGCTCGGCGTTCTCCTCGTCGCCGTCGAGCTCGCGATGCGTCTCGTTCCGCCACCAGAGGTCGGACCCGCCCGCCACGGCGCCGGTTGCCGGACCCGCAGGGTGGCTCGTAGAGACATTCGTAGCGTCCGGGCCGCTCCGTTCGCCCCCGCAGCCCGCGATAACCACCGCAATGATTGGCGGTGCGCCCCATTTGATCAGATTCTGTTTCATGGCGGAAGTCTAGCTCGTACTGGTGCGATCCGTGCAATCGGTTCTTTCCGAAAGCGATCGGGAGCACGGATGACCCGGGATTCTCCGTGACGCCGGTCGTTGCACTACGTTCCGTTGAAGGGCTGATGGAATGCGTGCGTGGAACCAGAGCATCCGACCGAGCCGAAGCAGCTCCGAACCTCCAGGAGGGACGATGAGAACCACCAGCAAGCTCGCCGCACTATCTCTTGCCTTCGCGCTC from the Gemmatimonadaceae bacterium genome contains:
- a CDS encoding M20/M25/M40 family metallo-hydrolase is translated as MRSALEQIRTDDPWLIEQQISICEIEAPPFKEQRRAADFAARFRALGYATVRIDAEGNVIAERPGDPGEPVVVLSAHLDTVFPEGTDVKVRRSGDTLRGPGIGDDCRGLAVLLAVARALDHAQVRAAGTIIFVGTVGEEGAGNLRGVRHLVDVSLKDRIDYFISVDGAGLGTTSAAVGSNRYRVTYAGPGGHSYGAFGMPNPMHALGRAIALVSEIQVPAEPKTTFSVGAVSGGTSVNSISESAAMDVDLRSESPAALAALDSAFMRAVASALAAERARWPRSSVALNVKIDTIGIRPAATQPDTALIVRAALEAGRTLGFSSETGASSTDANLPMSRGIPAITIDGGGIGRGAHSLNESWIATPDAYLGPQWALLLTLALAGVR
- a CDS encoding cytochrome c oxidase assembly protein encodes the protein MPVLFLHPLSALTWQDWSIHWSTVIGLVALGALYVYAWRFERPNLAEKVSFFSGLAIIFLSLNGPIHDLSDFYLFSAHMVQHLLLTLAVPPLLIAGTRGGMLRPLLAVRGVGPLARFLTRPITCYVLFNVVLALWHMPLFYNAAMANHNVHITQHLSMMITATLMWWPLMSPLPELPRLSYPGQMLYCFLMVIPMSVVAIYIALADTVLYPAYAAAPRIWGISPMLDQHIGGLIMWIPGGLFFYAIMSVVFFKWVKRGEDSTAAAQIGWAPVVGKSE